The sequence CAAAAAATGTTATAGTTGTGGAGCTATTTCGACGGCCCTATCGTCTATCGGTTAGGACATCGCCTTTTCAAGGCGAGAAGCGCGGTTCGACTCCGCGTAGGGTCACCAGTGAACGTTGTGAATGTCGTGAACTTCTTGGTATACTCAAATCTATATGCCAGAGCTTAATAGCATCCTTGTTCCGTATTCCGAAAAATGGATATTAGACTATCAGGAGGAAGCTGAAAAAATCAAGAACGTATTCGGAAATAATTACATTGATATTCAACATATCGGCAGTACATCAATTCCTAATATGTTATCTAAGCCAATAATAGATGTAGCAGTACTCATAGCTTCATCTGAGAATGCAAATGATTTTATTGCTCCATTAGAAAAATTAGGTTACGTTTATAAACCCGAGATATCTTCTCCCGAAAGACACTTTTT comes from Candidatus Paceibacterota bacterium and encodes:
- a CDS encoding GrpB family protein, with protein sequence MPELNSILVPYSEKWILDYQEEAEKIKNVFGNNYIDIQHIGSTSIPNMLSKPIIDVAVLIASSENANDFIAPLEKLGYVYKPEISSPERHFFKKGSPTKYHLSIAYTDKGSYWKRQILFRDYLIQHDEARKEYEQYKLNLLREDATIDRSYKGNKEEFVQKILSLAEKSENTK